From Sardina pilchardus chromosome 9, fSarPil1.1, whole genome shotgun sequence, a single genomic window includes:
- the LOC134093050 gene encoding uncharacterized protein LOC134093050 — MLNMDSERHYSRGKPTSSLAGGGVTSVRHESAERSWMDLLSFVSRPAWSILQRYLPGNSLSASKPHSQLWDTERFDQKLGFGLTRLEDTRSDLQPHLLHCEHIDSGLRPSVEVGAVTWLTEDSLSEIGIQNIADNGTSQATRGYLSSARNFFSQFFMLNVVSTQEVKRSQSGLLGGGAASDGANSCVSVLSWSRETALVAGTSDANYHSGGLCHLAERTTMASVAKPTGLFVHCDDGSSKHSESAGHCCHKATSDNDSLHMLRPVSLPSQQQLRDQANAVSLLGDIGVICASGCEVVLLTPEQDNGYSSLEEELSNSRLPSMRRAGEEQLVADSEADGEAQQHSPTEKQPELQRETQDQQPEELCEEKQQQLEEDDQAGTEQGEVSAAPEEQRQSAASEEVAESSQETPCKNKAIAYIMGSPCSDDSSSGEDSDEDSDGSEEEAEEEEDDDGFNSEGSSCLSDSDSSEEEEEEDEDDDYDEQSDAEEFNVETERLWNSLCQNRDPYNPRNFTASICTTPRSSQAPPESSPAPLLSTSPLSASPLSIRPLSTSPFSASPLSTSPPSAPDGSCGSGEEGDEAESLRLWDSFSCSSDPYNPFNFQATLRTQSPPAGSSGKACSVPRYQKEQAEERQDSGFGDETPAPPTSALPCRKLRKVRFCEEVEEFYTSGDEDRHGPWEEYARDRCRFQRRVTEVEESISFCLEPAFRLRVLHRLQLS, encoded by the exons ATGTTAAATATGGATTCAGAGCGACACTACTCAAGGGGGAAACCGACCTCCTCCCTCGCGGGCGGCGGGGTCACGTCAGTCCGACATGAGAGTGCCGAGAGGTCGTGGATGGACTTACTATCTTTTGTATCGCGACCGGCCTGGTCAATTTTGCAGAGATACTTGCCAGGTAACTCGTTGTCTGCATCCAAACCACACAGTCAACTGTGGGACACGGAACGATTCGACCAGAAGCTAGGTTTTGGACTAACACGACTTGAAGACACGCGATCAGATTTACAACCACATCTTCTCCACTGCGAACATATTGACAGTGGGTTGCGTCCATCAGTCGAGGTTGGAGCAGTGACTTGGTTGACAGAAGATAGCCTCTCCGAGATAGGTATTCAAAATATTGCTGATAATGGTACATCCCAAGCAACGCGTGGATACCTGTCATCAGCAAGGAACTTTTTTAGTCAGTTTTTCATGCTCAACGTTGTCTCAACTCAGGAAGTGAAGCGCTCGCAGAGTGGTTTGTTGGGCGGCGGAGCTGCCTCTGATGGCgccaacagctgtgtgtcagtgttgtcTTGGAGCAGAGAAACGGCCTTGGTGGCGGGCACGAGTGATGCTAACTATCACAGCGGCGGCCTTTGTCATTTAGCTGAGCGAACCACAATGGCTTCTGTTGCCAAGCCAACCGGCCTATTCGTACATTGCGATGATGGGAGCTCAAAGCACAGCGAAAGCGCTGGACACTGTTGCCACAAAGCAACCTCAGACAATGACAGCCTTCACATGCTCAGGCCAGTTTCGCTACCAAGCCAGCAGCAGCTACGTGACCAGGCAAACGCCGTTAGTCTTCTTGGGGACATTGGTGTCATCTGTGCCAGCGGTTGCGAGGTGGTTCTTCTGACCCCAGAGCAGGATAATGGCTATTCGAGTTTGGAAGAGGAGCTCTCCAACTCCAGGCTTCCGAGCATGAGAAGGGCTGGAGAGGAGCAGTTAGTGGCCGACTCAGAGGCAGACGGGgaggcacagcagcacagccccACAGAAAAGCAGCCAGAGTTGCAGAGGGAAACTCAGGACCAGCAGCCAGAGGAGTTATGTgaggagaagcagcagcagctagaGGAGGATGACCAGGCTGGCACAGAACAGGGAGAGGTGTCTGCAGCACCTGAGGAGCAGAGGCAGTCGGCAGCATCAGAGGAAGTGGCAGAATCATCTCAGGAGACGCCATGTAAGAACAAGGCTATTGCTTACATAATGGGCAGCCCTTGCAGTGATGACAGCTCGTCAGGGGAAGACTCAGATGAGGACAGTGATGGTagtgaggaggaggcagaggaggaggaggatgatgatggttTCAACAGTGAGGGCTCATCTTGCTTGTCTGACTCTGATagcagtgaggaggaggaggaagaagatgagGACGACGACTATGATGAGCAGTCGGATGCTGAAGAGTTTAATGTGGAGACGGAGCGCCTGTGGAACTCCCTGTGCCAAAACAGAGACCCTTACAACCCACGCAACTTCACCGCCTCCATCTGCACAACACCCAGGAGCTCTCAGGCTCCTCCGGAGTCCTCTCCTGCCCCACTGCTCTCCACTTCCCCTCTgtccgcctctcctctctccatacgccccctctccacctctccgttCTCGGCCTCCCCCCTGTCCACATCTCCCCCCTCTGCTCCAGACGGCTCCTGTGGAAGCGGCGAGGAGGGGGATGAGGCCGAGAGCCTGAGGCTGTGGGACTCGTTCAGCTGCTCTTCAGACCCGTACAACCCCTTCAACTTCCAGGCCACCCTCAGGACTCAATCGCCCCCCGCGGGGAGCTCTGGCAAGGCCTGCTCGGTGCCACGCTACCAGAAGGAGCAGGCCGAGGAGCGCCAGGACAGCGGCTTTGGGGACGAGACGCCCGCGCCACCCACGAGCGCTCTTCCCTGCCGTAAGCTTAGGAAG GTACGGTTTTGTGAAGAGGTGGAGGAATTCTACACCAGCGGCGACGAGGACCGCCACGGGCCGTGGGAGGAGTACGCGCGGGACCGCTGCCGCTTCCAGCGTCGCGTgacggaggtggaggagagcatCTCCTTCTGTCTGGAGCCGGCCTTCCGCCTGCGGGTCCTCCACAGGCTGCAGCTCAGCTGA